The Paenibacillus sp. FSL R7-0204 genome includes a region encoding these proteins:
- a CDS encoding ankyrin repeat domain-containing protein, producing the protein MIVLKDIGKFEVLPERAMQIYQGDVPALQAAIAAGWDIEAGLELSKHTTVSPLDLAIITQQTGVVKLLVEQGAKLNVRQNPAFLRAVRYGKEDIVRYLASQGAKLDLLSRTGSGAYSQAYYGNKKNIPLIQELVLDIRQHAGAVLRQAASDHDLKTLTYLMEQGVDINYNKPDMVYPYGATPLTVAARMGNLNMVRFLVERGADLMIAEKDGERPYTIAVSSKDAAMAEYLKSLEPPDVHNVENKKYELAKYKLPDELVRFLTGDQLRLTLAPNEYEIGYIDFFSFTDTIEMKAGRRKLLRLSADIDNYSDLVLVWNPQKKGQLGCYDLEHQTYADLCSFPEFVAQPEHYLIQFMEGELDGS; encoded by the coding sequence ATGATTGTCCTGAAGGACATAGGGAAATTCGAGGTGCTGCCGGAGCGGGCGATGCAGATCTATCAGGGGGATGTTCCGGCCTTGCAGGCTGCCATTGCTGCGGGCTGGGATATTGAAGCGGGGCTAGAGCTTAGCAAGCATACCACAGTCAGCCCGCTCGACCTGGCGATTATCACGCAGCAGACAGGGGTGGTGAAGCTGCTGGTGGAGCAAGGCGCGAAGCTGAATGTCCGCCAGAATCCGGCCTTCCTGCGGGCGGTCCGTTATGGCAAGGAGGATATCGTCCGCTACCTTGCTTCACAGGGCGCGAAGCTGGACCTGCTCAGCCGGACAGGATCGGGCGCTTATTCACAGGCCTACTACGGTAACAAGAAGAATATCCCGCTGATCCAGGAGCTGGTTCTGGACATCCGGCAACATGCTGGAGCTGTGCTGCGGCAGGCCGCCTCGGACCATGACCTGAAGACGCTTACCTATCTGATGGAACAGGGAGTCGATATCAACTACAATAAGCCGGATATGGTCTATCCTTACGGGGCGACGCCGCTGACGGTGGCTGCCCGGATGGGGAATCTGAACATGGTCCGCTTCCTGGTAGAACGCGGTGCAGACCTAATGATTGCGGAGAAGGACGGCGAGCGGCCGTATACAATTGCTGTCAGCAGCAAGGATGCCGCCATGGCGGAATACCTGAAATCGCTGGAACCGCCGGATGTCCATAATGTGGAGAACAAGAAATACGAGCTGGCCAAGTATAAATTGCCCGATGAGCTGGTCCGCTTCCTTACAGGGGACCAGCTGCGCCTGACGCTGGCCCCCAATGAGTATGAGATCGGGTACATCGACTTCTTCAGCTTCACTGACACGATAGAGATGAAGGCTGGCCGGCGCAAGCTGCTGCGCCTGTCTGCCGATATTGACAATTATTCCGACCTGGTTCTGGTCTGGAACCCGCAGAAGAAGGGGCAGCTCGGCTGCTATGATCTGGAGCATCAGACGTATGCGGATCTGTGCAGCTTCCCGGAATTTGTTGCGCAGCCTGAACACTACCTCATACAGTTCATGGAGGGAGAGCTGGACGGGTCATGA
- a CDS encoding sigma-70 family RNA polymerase sigma factor, with amino-acid sequence MKESLSKVNHNHETYETPETLNGLEDMRSELTGYCYRMMGSIFEAEDAVQDTMIRAWQHQEQMRQQASLRAWMYRVATNVCLDRLRSAKRRALPMDLSEPAAAVTEPRESLPQHSWIWPAPGYVDDPGNILVSRETLRLSFIALLQLLPPRQRAVLILQEVFRWSAAETAGALEMTVAAVNSAMQRARATMAKAQLRSEALQADDNEVDEGLITRYVEAFEQYNITALLDLFQENGSLSMPPFTMWVQGGADIAAFYQITHSHCVGSRMVPVQVNGNRPAFAQYVPSGEDGLLVPWAIHVLELSGGKIAHVHHFIDAELFIRFGLPEHR; translated from the coding sequence ATGAAGGAGAGTCTGTCTAAAGTGAATCATAATCATGAGACCTATGAGACCCCGGAGACCCTGAACGGACTGGAGGACATGCGCTCCGAGCTAACCGGGTATTGTTACCGGATGATGGGCTCCATCTTCGAGGCGGAGGATGCCGTCCAGGATACCATGATCCGGGCCTGGCAGCACCAGGAGCAGATGAGGCAGCAGGCCTCTCTCCGAGCCTGGATGTACCGGGTAGCCACCAATGTCTGTCTTGACCGGTTGAGAAGCGCCAAGCGGCGGGCGCTGCCGATGGATCTCTCGGAACCGGCCGCTGCCGTTACGGAGCCTAGGGAGAGCCTGCCTCAGCATTCCTGGATCTGGCCCGCTCCGGGCTATGTGGATGACCCTGGTAATATTCTGGTCAGCAGAGAGACCCTCCGGCTGTCCTTCATTGCACTGCTTCAGCTGCTGCCGCCCCGCCAGCGTGCTGTGCTGATTCTGCAGGAGGTGTTCCGGTGGTCGGCAGCCGAGACCGCCGGGGCACTGGAGATGACTGTGGCCGCAGTGAACAGCGCGATGCAGCGGGCACGGGCAACCATGGCCAAGGCACAGCTCCGGTCCGAGGCCTTGCAGGCTGATGATAATGAAGTGGACGAAGGACTGATTACCCGGTACGTGGAGGCTTTTGAACAATACAATATTACTGCGTTGTTAGACCTATTCCAGGAGAACGGCAGCCTGTCGATGCCGCCGTTTACGATGTGGGTGCAGGGCGGCGCGGATATCGCGGCCTTCTACCAGATCACACACAGTCACTGTGTGGGATCACGGATGGTGCCCGTCCAGGTGAACGGGAACCGGCCCGCATTTGCCCAGTACGTTCCCTCAGGAGAAGATGGATTGCTGGTCCCGTGGGCGATTCATGTGCTTGAGCTGAGCGGGGGGAAGATCGCGCATGTTCATCATTTTATAGATGCTGAATTATTTATTCGCTTCGGATTGCCGGAGCACCGATGA
- a CDS encoding VOC family protein has translation MTIKLTPYITLEGRTREAIQFYAQTMGAEVLSILTYGDMPDLPDTFPDEVRSLVAHAKVQVGGTELMFSDTPGGTPVESGKRVTVCVTTDSVEESRRIFDALQEGGKVNMPFREEPFSPGFGDLTDKFGVTFQIYTELG, from the coding sequence ATGACTATCAAACTTACTCCCTACATCACCCTGGAGGGGCGCACGCGGGAGGCTATTCAATTCTATGCACAGACTATGGGGGCTGAAGTTCTCTCTATCCTGACGTATGGTGATATGCCGGACCTCCCGGACACGTTCCCGGATGAGGTGCGGAGTCTGGTGGCCCATGCCAAGGTACAGGTGGGCGGCACGGAGCTGATGTTCTCGGATACTCCCGGCGGTACACCGGTTGAGAGCGGGAAGCGGGTAACGGTCTGCGTTACTACGGACAGTGTGGAGGAATCACGGAGAATTTTCGATGCCCTGCAGGAGGGCGGGAAGGTTAATATGCCGTTTCGGGAGGAGCCGTTCAGCCCCGGCTTCGGCGATCTGACGGACAAGTTCGGGGTGACGTTCCAGATCTATACGGAGCTTGGGTAG
- a CDS encoding NUDIX hydrolase — MMKTNIEVPIRCTGVAVVLLKNTPSGHHVLLLKRAGSVLRDAWCYIGGGIEEGEQAWEAALREIREETGITRVALYTSNTFDQIYSAKENYIYVAPVFVGYVDETQDVILNHEHSDYEWLPVNEAIERAALPGNDDVLAAVEKHFIKKTPAEWLRVDTP, encoded by the coding sequence ATGATGAAGACGAACATTGAAGTACCCATACGTTGTACAGGTGTTGCTGTAGTATTGCTGAAGAATACACCCTCTGGTCATCATGTCCTGTTACTGAAGCGGGCCGGTTCGGTACTGAGGGATGCCTGGTGCTACATCGGTGGAGGGATTGAAGAAGGAGAACAAGCGTGGGAGGCTGCGCTAAGAGAGATTCGGGAAGAGACCGGGATTACGCGGGTCGCTCTCTACACCTCCAATACCTTCGACCAGATCTATTCGGCAAAAGAAAACTATATCTACGTCGCCCCGGTGTTCGTGGGATACGTGGATGAGACCCAGGATGTCATTCTTAATCATGAGCATAGTGATTATGAATGGCTGCCGGTGAATGAAGCCATTGAGCGGGCCGCTTTACCGGGAAATGATGACGTGCTTGCTGCGGTCGAGAAGCATTTCATCAAGAAGACTCCGGCAGAGTGGTTACGTGTTGACACGCCATAA
- a CDS encoding class I SAM-dependent methyltransferase produces the protein MVSAITDYYDSYDEEGRLFRDNGHQIEWITTMSYFKKLFKPEAYILDGCAGTGNYSFQLAELGHKVVAGDIVPHNVELIREKQRIRPVLADMYTGSITDLSRFDSEVFDVVLNMGAFYHIGNEDRQLAMTECLRVLKPGGLLAVSYINNAAVSLLGVGDRLGNMEDVLTWHANQTKDGLFLHMSPSEMEHMAAAYHTEIVAHIGTDGVGYLFATQINEAQQEDFERWLQLHLRTCEDKSLLGYSLHGLAILRK, from the coding sequence ATGGTGAGTGCGATAACGGATTACTATGATTCCTATGATGAGGAGGGAAGGCTGTTCAGGGATAACGGGCATCAGATCGAATGGATCACAACGATGTCTTACTTCAAAAAGCTATTTAAGCCGGAAGCCTACATTCTTGACGGCTGCGCAGGAACGGGGAATTACTCCTTTCAGCTTGCAGAATTGGGGCATAAGGTCGTTGCCGGAGATATTGTTCCTCATAATGTAGAACTCATCAGAGAGAAGCAGCGCATACGCCCGGTATTAGCTGATATGTATACAGGAAGCATCACGGATTTATCCCGTTTTGACAGTGAAGTCTTTGATGTTGTCCTGAACATGGGCGCTTTTTACCATATCGGCAATGAAGACAGACAGCTGGCCATGACCGAATGCCTTCGCGTGCTGAAGCCGGGAGGGCTGCTTGCGGTCTCCTATATTAACAATGCAGCAGTTTCGTTATTAGGCGTAGGCGATAGACTAGGAAATATGGAAGATGTACTTACCTGGCATGCCAACCAGACGAAAGATGGCCTATTCCTACATATGTCTCCCTCTGAAATGGAACACATGGCAGCTGCCTATCACACAGAGATCGTGGCCCATATTGGAACAGACGGGGTCGGTTATCTGTTTGCTACGCAAATTAATGAGGCACAGCAAGAAGATTTTGAACGCTGGCTTCAGCTTCATCTGCGGACCTGTGAGGACAAGAGTCTGCTCGGGTATAGTTTGCATGGACTGGCTATTTTGCGAAAATGA
- a CDS encoding alpha/beta hydrolase: MKKIMTRIASLALATVLLLPAMSFASPVAEEQELSLSADAAAAVTSTITPAPQGYDGYRNNIPHGNVQQISYYSTTVGKSRNAMVYTPPGYTPSKTYNVLYLLHGIGGDQNEWLNGMNPRNILDNLYSQNKLEPMIVVFPNGRAMADDRPIGDIYAPDKVAAFERFEFDLINDLIPYVDSHFPVYKNKQNRALAGLSMGGGQTLNFGLKHLDKFSWIGAFSSAPNTKSASQLITNPAQTASQLKLLWISCGASDGLLYVSQNFHNSLTSMNVPHLWYLDVGGHEGKVWSSGLYQFSQRIFK, encoded by the coding sequence ATGAAGAAAATAATGACCCGAATTGCAAGTCTGGCTCTGGCGACAGTCCTGCTGTTGCCTGCAATGTCTTTTGCATCACCTGTAGCAGAAGAGCAGGAGTTGAGCCTCTCTGCGGATGCCGCTGCGGCTGTAACCAGCACCATCACTCCCGCTCCGCAAGGCTATGACGGATACCGTAATAATATTCCCCACGGCAACGTACAGCAGATTTCTTATTATTCGACTACTGTAGGCAAGTCAAGAAACGCGATGGTATACACCCCTCCGGGTTATACCCCTTCCAAGACCTACAACGTGCTCTACCTGCTGCACGGCATCGGCGGGGATCAGAACGAATGGCTGAACGGGATGAATCCGCGGAACATTCTGGACAACCTGTACTCCCAGAACAAGCTGGAGCCGATGATTGTCGTGTTCCCGAATGGCCGCGCCATGGCGGATGACCGCCCGATCGGCGATATTTATGCACCGGACAAGGTAGCCGCCTTCGAGCGGTTTGAATTTGACCTGATTAATGATCTCATTCCTTACGTTGACTCTCACTTCCCGGTATACAAAAACAAGCAAAACCGCGCCCTGGCAGGCTTATCCATGGGCGGCGGACAGACCCTGAACTTCGGCCTGAAGCATCTGGACAAGTTCTCCTGGATCGGCGCGTTCTCCTCTGCTCCGAATACGAAATCGGCCTCACAGCTGATCACTAATCCGGCGCAGACGGCCAGCCAGCTGAAGCTGCTCTGGATCTCCTGCGGCGCTTCGGACGGCCTGCTCTATGTCAGCCAGAATTTCCATAACAGCCTGACCAGCATGAATGTTCCGCATCTGTGGTATCTGGATGTAGGCGGACATGAAGGCAAGGTCTGGAGCAGCGGACTCTATCAGTTCTCGCAGCGGATCTTCAAGTAA
- the licT gene encoding BglG family transcription antiterminator LicT, which produces MKFKKSLNNNIALAEDLEGNELIVIGTGVGFKKVKGQELKQEDIQKTFRIGADERYQRMEQFFNEIPLQVIDVTDQIIQLGKQNISTKLNDSILLPLADHIHYALERLKNELEIQNPLQWEIRNLYPKEFMTGQTAVSLINEAFQVKLHDSEASFIALHFVNAQIDRGTMSQTMKVTTIINQIIGLMTEHFNIKLEQDSINYSRFITHLRYFIVRQMNKVVLSFKDEHFLYDVLSSRYPDSYECVGKIKHFVEKEYGFSINKDEMVYLIIHVERMTSRSGTE; this is translated from the coding sequence ATGAAATTCAAGAAATCCCTAAACAATAACATCGCCTTGGCAGAAGACCTGGAAGGGAATGAGCTGATAGTCATTGGAACCGGAGTGGGTTTCAAAAAGGTAAAGGGGCAGGAGCTTAAGCAGGAAGACATCCAAAAAACGTTCCGAATCGGCGCTGACGAACGATACCAGCGGATGGAGCAATTCTTCAATGAAATCCCTTTGCAGGTCATAGATGTCACGGATCAGATTATTCAGTTAGGCAAACAGAATATCAGTACGAAGCTAAATGATTCCATTCTTCTGCCATTGGCCGATCATATCCATTATGCCTTGGAGCGTCTGAAGAATGAGCTGGAGATTCAGAATCCGCTGCAATGGGAGATTAGGAATCTCTACCCCAAAGAGTTCATGACAGGACAAACGGCTGTAAGCCTGATTAATGAAGCCTTCCAGGTGAAGCTGCATGATTCCGAAGCCAGTTTCATCGCACTGCATTTCGTGAATGCCCAGATTGACCGCGGGACTATGAGTCAGACGATGAAGGTTACAACGATTATTAATCAGATTATCGGGCTGATGACGGAGCATTTCAATATCAAGCTGGAGCAGGATTCGATTAATTACTCTAGATTTATCACGCATTTGCGGTATTTTATTGTCAGGCAAATGAACAAGGTTGTGCTTTCGTTCAAGGACGAGCATTTTCTATATGACGTATTATCGTCAAGATATCCCGACAGTTACGAGTGTGTAGGAAAGATTAAGCACTTTGTAGAAAAGGAATACGGTTTCTCAATTAACAAGGACGAAATGGTCTATCTAATCATTCATGTGGAGCGAATGACTTCGCGCTCCGGTACAGAGTGA
- a CDS encoding beta-glucoside-specific PTS transporter subunit IIABC, which produces MNNREMSEEIISRIGGNANIVQAWHCITRLRFNVKDEKQVQVAEITKLPGVLGAQFQNDQFQVVIGNNVASVYTEVENVMKETASSESSGADRSGSGARGLNAVLDTISGIFTPILPAIVGAGMLKGVLALLVSLGWISQSSGEYSVFTMISNASFYFLPFLLAVSAARKFKVNEYLALTLAGTLLYPTILDAYTAGKLEAIPFLGLPVSIVNYTQSVIPIILGVWLLSYVYRLIDRFIPNTLKIIFTPMLVLAITVPIMLIAIGPLGNFGGIYLEKGVSWLFAHSGPLTGIVLGGLMPLIVMTGMHYAFFPGTLQNLSKLGYDVLLLPINLITNLSQAGAVLAVFLRTRDPKMKSVALSSGISALLGITEPALYGVSLKLKRPFYASIIGGAAGGGFITAVGLKCYGFAVPGLLSLPLYIEPGGGMRNFSYALIGIAISFVVSFVMTLILWKESDPAKPGRVKHKGKAGGEQSEATSAVPEAIQSVQDKKNEIFSPFQGELVPLRDLPDKTFANELTGKGIAVKPTEGRMNAPFDGVVTMVAKSKHAVMLRSNDGVEVLVHIGLNTVSLKGQHFEVKVVPEQKVQKGDLLVEFDLEAIEAKGLNVVSPVIVTNTPDYLDVVPVHVKGVIPMNGILLFTIK; this is translated from the coding sequence GTGAACAACAGAGAAATGTCAGAGGAGATTATCAGCCGTATAGGGGGAAATGCGAACATCGTTCAAGCCTGGCACTGCATTACAAGGCTGCGCTTCAATGTAAAGGACGAGAAGCAGGTTCAGGTCGCTGAAATTACGAAGCTGCCGGGGGTACTTGGGGCACAATTTCAGAATGACCAGTTCCAGGTCGTGATCGGAAATAACGTGGCTTCCGTCTATACCGAGGTAGAGAATGTTATGAAGGAAACTGCATCGTCTGAGTCAAGCGGAGCAGACCGCTCAGGCTCAGGAGCGAGAGGCTTAAATGCCGTGCTTGATACGATCTCCGGAATATTCACACCTATTCTGCCGGCGATAGTAGGCGCGGGAATGCTCAAGGGCGTACTTGCTCTATTGGTCTCACTGGGCTGGATTTCACAGAGCAGCGGAGAATACAGCGTATTTACAATGATTTCTAATGCCTCGTTTTATTTTCTTCCGTTCCTGCTTGCCGTCTCTGCTGCCAGAAAGTTTAAGGTGAATGAATATCTGGCTCTGACACTGGCCGGAACCCTGCTGTATCCAACGATCTTGGATGCGTATACTGCCGGAAAGCTTGAAGCGATTCCCTTTCTAGGTCTACCTGTCTCCATTGTAAATTACACACAATCGGTGATTCCAATCATTCTGGGCGTATGGTTGCTCAGTTATGTCTATCGTCTAATCGACCGGTTCATTCCGAATACGCTCAAAATCATCTTCACACCTATGCTTGTTCTCGCTATTACGGTGCCTATCATGCTTATCGCTATCGGCCCCCTGGGGAATTTCGGGGGAATCTATCTGGAGAAGGGTGTCTCCTGGCTGTTCGCCCACTCCGGGCCGCTGACAGGGATTGTGCTTGGAGGGTTGATGCCGCTGATTGTAATGACAGGTATGCATTATGCTTTCTTCCCGGGAACCTTGCAGAATTTAAGCAAACTGGGATACGACGTTCTGTTGTTGCCGATTAATCTAATTACCAATCTGAGTCAAGCGGGAGCGGTACTCGCCGTATTTCTCCGTACCCGAGATCCGAAGATGAAGTCGGTGGCCCTGTCGAGCGGGATTTCCGCATTGTTGGGAATTACGGAGCCTGCACTGTACGGCGTTAGCCTTAAGCTCAAAAGGCCCTTCTACGCTTCAATTATCGGTGGGGCGGCAGGAGGCGGGTTCATCACTGCCGTGGGCCTGAAATGTTACGGCTTTGCCGTCCCGGGCCTGTTATCGCTCCCGCTCTATATTGAGCCAGGTGGGGGAATGAGGAATTTCAGTTATGCGCTGATCGGAATCGCCATCAGCTTCGTCGTCTCCTTCGTGATGACGTTAATCCTCTGGAAGGAGTCAGATCCTGCAAAGCCCGGCAGGGTTAAGCATAAGGGGAAGGCTGGAGGCGAGCAGAGCGAAGCAACTTCCGCTGTACCTGAGGCTATCCAATCTGTACAGGACAAAAAGAATGAAATCTTCAGTCCCTTCCAGGGCGAGCTGGTTCCACTTCGTGACTTGCCGGACAAGACCTTTGCCAACGAGCTGACAGGTAAAGGGATTGCGGTTAAGCCTACCGAAGGGCGGATGAACGCTCCTTTTGACGGAGTGGTTACGATGGTGGCCAAATCGAAGCACGCCGTAATGCTGCGCTCCAATGATGGGGTGGAGGTGCTGGTTCATATCGGATTAAATACCGTATCGCTTAAGGGCCAGCATTTCGAGGTAAAAGTCGTACCCGAGCAAAAGGTGCAAAAAGGCGACCTGCTGGTCGAGTTCGATCTGGAGGCTATTGAAGCCAAGGGTCTGAATGTAGTCTCGCCGGTCATTGTGACCAATACGCCGGACTATCTGGATGTTGTTCCCGTTCACGTGAAGGGGGTGATTCCAATGAACGGAATCCTGCTGTTCACAATTAAATAA
- a CDS encoding glycoside hydrolase family 1 protein, with protein sequence MLKHTEGLSFPQGFLWGGATAANQLEGAYDADGKGLSTSDMAPFVPHELRGGKDFTFDVDSVQLEEYLSGNSEVYFPKRKGVDFYNHYKEDIALFAEMGFKVLRISVAWTRIFPTGEETVPNEAGLAFYDKVFDELLKHGIEPLVTMSHYEMPVELSRKYNGWENRIMIDLYLKFANTLFDRYKDKVKYWITFNEMNMILTSLYTGGGILEDRIQGTKEQVAYQATHHQFVASALAVKSCKEKIPGAQIGCMICRLETYAASTKPEDALQTLKEDQMNLFYPEVQARGEYPAYMDRYFKENQIELVKEPGDDQILKDNTVDYIAFSYYMTYIGKYDPNDNSNSGMLVSQIKNPHLQVSEWGWPIDPIGLRITLNRLYDRYRMPLFIVENGLGAKDVVEEDGSIHDSYRIDYLQKHIEQMREAVQDGVELMGFTSWGPIDIISCSTSEMEKRYGFIYVDQDNSGKGTLKRSRKDSFYWYKKVIESNGAEL encoded by the coding sequence ATGTTAAAACATACTGAGGGATTATCGTTTCCACAAGGATTCTTATGGGGAGGAGCTACAGCCGCCAACCAATTGGAGGGGGCTTACGATGCAGATGGCAAAGGCCTGTCCACCTCCGATATGGCACCATTTGTTCCGCATGAATTGCGGGGCGGCAAGGACTTTACGTTCGATGTAGATTCTGTACAACTTGAGGAGTACCTCAGCGGCAATAGCGAAGTTTATTTTCCCAAGCGGAAGGGCGTAGACTTCTATAATCATTATAAAGAAGACATTGCCCTTTTTGCCGAAATGGGATTTAAGGTCCTTCGTATTTCAGTAGCCTGGACGCGCATTTTCCCTACAGGAGAAGAAACAGTGCCTAATGAAGCTGGTCTGGCTTTTTACGATAAGGTTTTTGATGAGCTGCTGAAGCATGGCATTGAGCCGCTGGTTACGATGTCCCATTATGAAATGCCCGTGGAACTGTCTCGGAAATATAACGGCTGGGAAAACCGTATTATGATTGACCTGTATCTGAAGTTTGCCAATACTCTATTTGACCGTTACAAAGATAAAGTGAAGTACTGGATCACCTTCAACGAAATGAACATGATCCTGACCAGCCTGTACACCGGAGGCGGCATTCTCGAAGACCGCATTCAGGGAACCAAGGAGCAGGTGGCTTATCAGGCTACCCACCACCAGTTCGTGGCCAGTGCGCTGGCGGTCAAAAGCTGCAAGGAAAAAATCCCTGGCGCTCAAATCGGCTGTATGATCTGCCGTCTGGAGACCTATGCCGCATCCACCAAGCCGGAAGATGCGCTGCAGACGCTCAAGGAGGATCAGATGAACCTGTTCTATCCGGAGGTTCAGGCACGCGGGGAATACCCGGCTTACATGGACCGGTACTTCAAGGAGAACCAGATCGAACTGGTGAAAGAACCCGGTGACGATCAGATTCTAAAGGACAATACGGTTGATTACATCGCGTTCAGCTATTATATGACCTATATTGGCAAATACGACCCGAATGACAACAGCAACTCAGGTATGCTCGTTAGCCAGATCAAGAATCCGCATCTTCAGGTTTCGGAATGGGGTTGGCCGATTGATCCGATTGGCCTGAGAATTACGCTGAACCGCCTGTATGACCGCTACCGGATGCCTCTGTTCATTGTTGAGAACGGTCTTGGGGCGAAGGATGTTGTGGAAGAAGACGGATCTATTCATGATTCATACCGCATTGATTATCTCCAGAAGCATATTGAGCAAATGAGAGAAGCGGTTCAGGATGGAGTAGAGCTGATGGGCTTCACCAGTTGGGGGCCGATTGATATCATAAGTTGTTCGACTTCAGAGATGGAGAAACGTTATGGCTTCATCTATGTCGATCAAGACAACTCCGGCAAGGGAACCTTGAAGAGATCACGCAAGGACTCCTTCTATTGGTACAAAAAAGTGATCGAAAGCAATGGTGCAGAGCTGTAA